In Leptospira saintgironsiae, the DNA window TACTTCCGGTTTTACTCGGATCATGAGTAATTTTATAGAAGTAACAGAAGTAAATCCTGGTTGGAAGATCCCAATTGTTTTAGGATGGGCGGGGATTAGAGGAGTTGTATCTCTTGCTGCGGCACTTTCTATTCCATTATATACAATTGGAGAAACTCCATTTCCGTATCGAAATTTGATCTTGTTTATCACATTCATAGTGATCTTGACTACTATGATCTTTAATGGACTGACTCTTCCTTGGCTTATCCGAAAATTGAATGTAATGGATTTTCAAACTCCTGTTCCTGTACATAGACAGGAAGTGATGATCCAGAAAAAATTGGCAACAGAGTCACTTCATTATTTAGAAGATAAAAATAAAACAGGTAATCACAAAAATAAACATCTCAAAAATTTGATTTCTCGTTTGAAAACTGAATTAGGTTATTTTGAAGAAGAGCTAAAGGGAATGTCTGGAACTCATAGGGGAGAAAGAAAGGAATACGGAGATGTATATTTGGAACTTCTTCAATTCCAGAGAGATGTTTTGAATGATCTAAATCACGATTCCGGATTCGACGAAGAAGTGATCCGTAAATACCATGCTCTCATCGATATAGAGGAATTTAAGACCAGAGAAAGTGATTGATTATTGTTCTTTCTCCGGTCCTAAGCTTATCCGCAGTGGATCATTTATTTAAAACAGGCGCCGTTAAATTTTTATTCTGAGAATTATCGTCGTCTGCATTTACATCTATTCCACCGGCTGCATCTGGTTTTTTAGAATTAGAATAATCGAATATATTGAAAGGTTGGATCTCATCGTCTTTAGGCAATTGAGAATTTTTCCAGCCACCACCCAATGCTCTGATCAATCTAACAGATGCTCTGTTTAATTCAGTTTTAACCAAGATTGCATCTATTCGAGCGTCCAGAGTATTTACTTGAGCGTATATCAATTCCAAGCTATTACTTAAACCCCCTTTATACAAAGCCATTGTCATGTTTTGTACTTGAGAGGCTGCTTCTACAGCTTGCTCCTGTCTTTGGGATTGTTGGGACATATAAGTAGTTTCTGTAAGTCCATTTTCTACTTCCCTAAATGCGTTCAACACTGTGGAGCGATAGATATCTTCTGTTTCTCTGTAAGCAGACCATGCTTGTTGCAATTGAGCTCTACGATATCCACCTTGAAAAATTGGAAGAGAAACTGTGGAGCCATAAGACCAAAAACTATTTGCAAGTTGGACTAAGTTAACTCCACCCTCAAATCCACCTCCTGCACTAAACGAAATATTAGGAAAGAATGCTGCACGAGCTATTCCAATATTACGGTTTGCGATTGCCATTTTTCTTTCCATCGAAGCAATATCAGGTCTACGTTCTAGTAAAGTAGAAGGAAGGGTATTTGGCACCTTAAATGTAACAACATGCACTTCTTCTACTGGAGGGATAGAGAATCCAGTGGGAGCTCTATTAAGTAGGATCGCAATTGCATTCTCAGTTACTCTCATCTTAGATTGAATATCTAAACGTTTTGCTTGAGTACTGGAAAGAAGATACTGAGCTCTTTGCACATCCAATTCGGGAGCTATACCTCCCTTGTATCTTTCATTCACAAGATTTAAAGATTGCTCATAAAATTCTATGGATTGGCGGTAGGTTGTATCCTGAGCATTCAAACCTCTAAAGGTAAAATAATCAGCAGCAAGTTCCGCTTGTAAGCTCAATCGTGCTAAAGCAAAATCAGCGGCAACGGATTGTGCATTATAAATTTGTGCTCTTGTTGAGTTTCTGATAGAAGACCAAAAGTCAGGTTCCCAAGAAGCAATTCCTCCTAAGGAAGCAGTCCCTTCTTGATTTGCTTCTCCAGCTCCCCTAAAAAGTCGATCGTCTGATTGCCTGTTATTCGAGCCACTTAATCCGACTCCAAGATGAGGGATTAATTGAGAACGGACTTTAAGCATCGCATCTCTTGCCTGGATAAATCTTTCTGCGGCAGCTTGCAAATCTGGATTCGCAGCGATCGCTTGTTCTTCTAATTTATTTAATACAGGATCGTTAAAAAGTTTCCACCAATCTGCTTGTATCGCTTCTCCTTCCGAAGGATTTGCTTTTACGAAAGGACCAGATCCGCTCCAAGAATCCGGAACTACATAGTCCGGACTTAAATATTTAGGAGCGAGATCAAAGGCAGGACCATTCAAACAAGAAACCAATAAGACTGCCAATGGCAAGAGTGAGATCCATCGTCCTAAGACGATGTTTCTCCCTTTTGTTTTATATATTTTTCGAGATCGGTTCATTTGGATGCTACTGGTTCATGTTTTGAATCTTCTTTTTTTGAAGAATTCATATCTGAATATCCGTTTCTTGGTTCTACGACTCTTACTTGATCACCTTCCAATAAAGAAGCAGAAGGATTATTCACGATTCTATCGCTCGTGCTAACTCCATCTCTTACTTCAATTATAGAATCTATAATCTTATTCACAGTGATTGGTTTGAAATGTACCTTATTGTCTTGGGTGACAGTTGCAACTTGGGTACCGTTTTCATCAAATACCAAAGAACTGGAAGGGATTGTTAAAAGATCCTTTTTAACTGGAGCAGTGAGAGTGACTTGTGCATAAGAACCTGGCCATAAAGATCTGTCCTTATTATCTATCGTGAATTCTGCAATTACAGTTCTCATGTTCAGATCGAAACCTTTAGAGATAGTAAGAAAGTTTGCTATAAATTTACGATTTGGGAATTGTTGCACGGTGAGTTCGGCAGCTAATCCAGGTTTTAATAAGTAAGCGAATGTTCCGGGAACAGATACGAATAAACGCATTTTATGGATATCCGCCACTGTGAATAGGTTAGAAGGAGTTTTGCTATCATCAATATTCCCTTCTTGGTTAACATAATCACCTACGTTGATATTTCTTTGGATCACAACTCCTTTGAAAGGAGCAACTATCGTTTTAAAATTGATCCTGGCCTTATATTTATCCACATTCTTCTCTGCAGATTTCAGCTTTGCTTCTTCTGAATTTTTATCTGCCACTGCTACAGAAATAGACTGTTCCGAAACTGCATGAGAACTTCTTAATGCTAGATATCTGTCTGCAGTAACCGCTGCCAGTTTGTATTTTGCTTTTTGAGAATCTAGATCTGCTTCTGCTTGTGCATATTCTGCGTCCAATGCAGGAACCTTGATACGAGCAAGTACGTCTCCTTCGTTTACTTCTGCGCCATAGTCTTTATACCACATCTTTACGTAACCAGGGACCTGAGCATAGATCACAGCCTCATACCATGCGCGAACTGTTCCTGGAAGAGTAATCGTTTCCAAAGGATTGGGGGGTGTAGGGCTTACTACGGAAACATTCGGAATGGATGCTTCCAAGGCTTCCTTTCGGAATTCTTCTGCGCTATGTATTTGTTGATAGAATATATAGCACAGGAATATAACTCCGAATGAGATAGAAGATAGTGTTAAAAGTTTCTTTTTAGGTACTGTTGGAATCATTTGGAACTTTCCTTTTGAATTTTTGCACGGTTGTTATAGATGATCGCATAGATACAAGGCACGAAGAATAGTGTCGCGAATGTAGCAACAGCCAATCCTCCGATCACTGCTCTGCCCAATGGAGCATTTTGGGAGTTACTTATGGACATAGGGACCATTCCTATGATCATCGCAGAAGCAGTCATAAGCACTGGTCTAATCCTGGAATATCCAGCTTCGATAGCGGCTCTTACTGCATCTCCATGAACTTCTAAACGGTCTCTTGCATAAGAAACTACTAATATAGAGTTCGCAGTCGCAGTTCCCATACACATGATTGCTCCAGTTAATGCAGGCACTGAAATATATGTGCGTGTGAGAAATAGGGACCAAGCAATCCCTGCTAACGCTCCAGGTAAGGCAGTGATGATGATGAACGGATCCGTCCATGATTGGAAGTTCACTACGATCAAAAGATAGACCAAAAGAATTGCTACAAAGAGTCCGCCTATCAATTCTATATAAGCGCTTCTCATTGTTTCTGCCTGGCCAAGGATCTCAATTGCTGCTCCTCTTGGGAGTTCGCCTTTCATAGAGTCCATGATCTTTTGAGCATCGCTCAAAACTCCTCCTAAGTCTCTACCTTCTGCAGAAACATATACGTCAATGAGAGGCAAAAGGTTTTGGTGAGTTACTAAACCTGGAGTTCCGGTCGGCGTGATATTTGCTACGTTACCTAATAGTTGTATTCCATTTTCTGTATTATCTTGTAGGTCTCCTCGATTGACAGGAACAGTAAGTAAATCTTCTGTCCTTCTCATTTGAGGTTGAGGCACATAGATATTGATCTGGTAGGAAAGACCGGTTTTACGATCCATCCAATACTCTTGGTCTATCTGCTGGCTTCCTGAAGTTGCGAGTAACATATTTTCTGCAACTGATTTCATTGGAAGATCAACGTTAATCCCTAAACTTCTATTTCCATCTACGAGAAGAGTAGGTGTGCTCATTGTTTGTTGGATTACAACATCTGCTGCACCTGGAATTGTTTTCAATTTACCTTGGAGTTTTTGAGCAAATTCAAAGTTCTTTTCCAGATCCATTCCATTGATCTGAATATCAATTGGAGAAGGTGAACCGAAGTTTAGGATCTTTGAAGTCAAGTCCGCAGGTTGGAACGTGAATACAGTTCCTGGATAAAGTTCGTTTAATCCTTTTCTGAGAGTCTGTCTGTAATCCCAAACAGGAGATTCTTCATCCTTTAATGAAATTGTTAAGTCGCAATCTTGAGAACCGATTGTAGGAGTAGGAATGAATGCAAGGTTATGGGGTCCTACAGGAAGACCGCAGTTACTCAAGACACTCTCTACCTTGCCTGGAAGTAATTTTTTAATATCTTCCGAAACCAAAGTAGCAATCCTTCCGGAAACTTCTATCCTGGTTCCTAAAGGTGCACGCATATGCATCTGTAAGGTCCCAGCCTTGATCTCAGGAAAAAAGTCTCTACCATTCATATAGAATAGAAGAAGGGAACCGGTTGCTATCGCTAAGAATATCTTCACAAATCTTTTACGATCTGCTATTACTTTCTGTAGAAGAATATAATAACGTTCTCTGAATTCAGTGAAGTTATGTTCGAATCCTTTTTGAAAACGTATTAAGAAATCGACCCATTCCGTAATGAAAGCAAAACGAGAGTTTGTTTTCTTGGTGCTAGTATATGTAATATGTTTTGCAGCCGTCTTAGAATGAGATCCGTGTTTACCGTTTTCAGGAGAATGATGAGCCGTTAGCAAATATTTTGCCATGGTAGGAACAAGAGTTCTGGAAAGAATGAAGGAGGCGATCATTGCAAGCGCCACTGCTTCTGCCATTGGTTTGAATAACCAACCGGAAACACCACTCAATTGAAAGAGAGGGAACCAGACGATTACAATTGCAAGAGTTGCTACGAATGTTGGAATTACTATCTCGTTAGCAGCATCAATGATCGCTGTCTCCAATGGTTTACCCATTTCAATATGAGTATCAATATTCTCTATCATCACCGTAGCATCATCCACAAGGATCCCCACGGCTAAGGCAAGACCTCCTAAGGTCATTACGTTGATAGATTCTCCTATCAAATGAAGGCCTATGATGGAACTTAAAAGAGACAGAGGAATAGATGTCGCAATAATCGTAGTCGCTCTCCAGGAACCTAAAAAGAGTAATACCACAAGTCCTGTAAGAGCCGCAGCCAATACCATTTCGTGAACAACATTCTCAATAGAATCCTTAACGAAAACGGAAGCATCGTTTAATAATTTGATCTCTACGTCGTCCGGAGAGATCTCTTTGATCCTTGGCATGGTCTTACGAATTCCGTCTACAACATCCAGAGTGGATGCATCACCACTTTTCATCACAACGATCAATACGGATTGTTTTCCGTCTACGAGAACTGAGTTCATTTGAGGAGGGCCGCCTAATGCAACACTTGCAACATCTCTCATGAAGAATGTGCTATTCCCAACTCTTTTGATTGGAATATTATTAAAATCTTCTACATGGATTGGGATTGCATTTGTCATTACCATCCAGTCGGTCTTACCGATCTTCTGGTCTCCTGCAGGTAACACAGCACTTTGTTCATTGAACGCCTTGAATACGTCCATCGGTGAAAGGTTCCTAGACAAAAGTTTTTGCTTATCTAGAGA includes these proteins:
- a CDS encoding efflux RND transporter permease subunit; this translates as MNEIVLIALKRPYTFVVLAILILFFGIQSIFKAPTDVFPNIKIPVISVVWGYQGMLPEDVAGRITYFFERALTSTVEGIKSINSRSYYGSSIINIELQPHTDLAGAEAEVAAISQTVVTSLPPDISPPMIMRLEASSVPVAMLQVTSEKMTPAELYNLAFMRIRSLLVTIPGAIIPQPYGGTPMQLLVSLDKQKLLSRNLSPMDVFKAFNEQSAVLPAGDQKIGKTDWMVMTNAIPIHVEDFNNIPIKRVGNSTFFMRDVASVALGGPPQMNSVLVDGKQSVLIVVMKSGDASTLDVVDGIRKTMPRIKEISPDDVEIKLLNDASVFVKDSIENVVHEMVLAAALTGLVVLLFLGSWRATTIIATSIPLSLLSSIIGLHLIGESINVMTLGGLALAVGILVDDATVMIENIDTHIEMGKPLETAIIDAANEIVIPTFVATLAIVIVWFPLFQLSGVSGWLFKPMAEAVALAMIASFILSRTLVPTMAKYLLTAHHSPENGKHGSHSKTAAKHITYTSTKKTNSRFAFITEWVDFLIRFQKGFEHNFTEFRERYYILLQKVIADRKRFVKIFLAIATGSLLLFYMNGRDFFPEIKAGTLQMHMRAPLGTRIEVSGRIATLVSEDIKKLLPGKVESVLSNCGLPVGPHNLAFIPTPTIGSQDCDLTISLKDEESPVWDYRQTLRKGLNELYPGTVFTFQPADLTSKILNFGSPSPIDIQINGMDLEKNFEFAQKLQGKLKTIPGAADVVIQQTMSTPTLLVDGNRSLGINVDLPMKSVAENMLLATSGSQQIDQEYWMDRKTGLSYQINIYVPQPQMRRTEDLLTVPVNRGDLQDNTENGIQLLGNVANITPTGTPGLVTHQNLLPLIDVYVSAEGRDLGGVLSDAQKIMDSMKGELPRGAAIEILGQAETMRSAYIELIGGLFVAILLVYLLIVVNFQSWTDPFIIITALPGALAGIAWSLFLTRTYISVPALTGAIMCMGTATANSILVVSYARDRLEVHGDAVRAAIEAGYSRIRPVLMTASAMIIGMVPMSISNSQNAPLGRAVIGGLAVATFATLFFVPCIYAIIYNNRAKIQKESSK
- a CDS encoding efflux transporter outer membrane subunit; translation: MPLAVLLVSCLNGPAFDLAPKYLSPDYVVPDSWSGSGPFVKANPSEGEAIQADWWKLFNDPVLNKLEEQAIAANPDLQAAAERFIQARDAMLKVRSQLIPHLGVGLSGSNNRQSDDRLFRGAGEANQEGTASLGGIASWEPDFWSSIRNSTRAQIYNAQSVAADFALARLSLQAELAADYFTFRGLNAQDTTYRQSIEFYEQSLNLVNERYKGGIAPELDVQRAQYLLSSTQAKRLDIQSKMRVTENAIAILLNRAPTGFSIPPVEEVHVVTFKVPNTLPSTLLERRPDIASMERKMAIANRNIGIARAAFFPNISFSAGGGFEGGVNLVQLANSFWSYGSTVSLPIFQGGYRRAQLQQAWSAYRETEDIYRSTVLNAFREVENGLTETTYMSQQSQRQEQAVEAASQVQNMTMALYKGGLSNSLELIYAQVNTLDARIDAILVKTELNRASVRLIRALGGGWKNSQLPKDDEIQPFNIFDYSNSKKPDAAGGIDVNADDDNSQNKNLTAPVLNK
- a CDS encoding efflux RND transporter periplasmic adaptor subunit codes for the protein MIPTVPKKKLLTLSSISFGVIFLCYIFYQQIHSAEEFRKEALEASIPNVSVVSPTPPNPLETITLPGTVRAWYEAVIYAQVPGYVKMWYKDYGAEVNEGDVLARIKVPALDAEYAQAEADLDSQKAKYKLAAVTADRYLALRSSHAVSEQSISVAVADKNSEEAKLKSAEKNVDKYKARINFKTIVAPFKGVVIQRNINVGDYVNQEGNIDDSKTPSNLFTVADIHKMRLFVSVPGTFAYLLKPGLAAELTVQQFPNRKFIANFLTISKGFDLNMRTVIAEFTIDNKDRSLWPGSYAQVTLTAPVKKDLLTIPSSSLVFDENGTQVATVTQDNKVHFKPITVNKIIDSIIEVRDGVSTSDRIVNNPSASLLEGDQVRVVEPRNGYSDMNSSKKEDSKHEPVASK